From the Megalopta genalis isolate 19385.01 chromosome 13, iyMegGena1_principal, whole genome shotgun sequence genome, one window contains:
- the LOC117224242 gene encoding ubiquitin-conjugating enzyme E2 N has translation MAALPRRIIKETQRLMQEPVPGISAVPDDTNARYFHVIVTGPEDSPFEGGLFKLELFLPEDYPMSAPKVRFITKIYHPNIDRLGRICLDILKEKWSPALQIRTVLLSIQALLSAPNPDDPLANDVAELWKVNEIEAIRNAKEWTRRYAMDN, from the exons ATGGCTGCTCTACCACGGAGGATTATCAAAGAAACACAGAGATTAATGCAAGAACCAGTTCCTGGTATCAGTGCTGTTCCAGATGATACAAATGCTAGGTATTTTCATGTAATAGTAACTGGACCTGAAGATTCGCCATTCGAAGGTGGACTTTTTAAACTTGAGTTGTTCCTACCAGAAGACTATCCAATGTCTGCACCGAAAGTTAGATTTATCACAAAAATTTATCATCCAAATATAGACag ATTGGGCAGGATTTGTTTGGATATTCTTAAAGAGAAATGGAGTCCTGCTCTTCAAATTAGAACAGTTCTACTATCAATACAAGCACTTTTAAGCGCGCCAAACCCAGACGATCCTTTGGCAAATGATGTTGCTGAACTCTGGAAAGTAAATGAAATTGAAGCAATACGTAATGCCAAAGAGTGGACTCGGAGATATGCTATGGACAACTGA